Proteins found in one Propionispora hippei DSM 15287 genomic segment:
- the pgm gene encoding phosphoglucomutase (alpha-D-glucose-1,6-bisphosphate-dependent): protein MSVHSLAGKKAPKSLLDNIPRLISAYYVNHPDAGDPAQQVAFGTSGHRGSSLKGTFNEDHIYAITQAICCYRREKNITGPLFIGFDTHALSEPALISAIEVLAANGVETRMAKDMNYTPTPGISHAILTYNRGRRDGLADGMVITPSHNPPDNGGIKYNPPDGGPADTSITKWIADKANGFLQNGNKEVKRLPYERAKQMESVQEHDFITPYVNDLAQIIDMEAIRAAGLKLGADALGGAGLGYWGPIAERYGLNMDVLNNHPDPTFSFMNVDSDGKIRMDCSSPYAMAGLIGLKDKYDLAFGNDPDFDRHGIVTPSVGLMNPNHYLAVAISYLFQNRSGWRKDAAVGKTLVSSSMIDRVAESLGRKLCEVPVGFKWFVAGLVDGSFGFGGEESAGASFLRKDGTVWTTDKDGMILCLLAAEITAKTGRDPGEYYRGLTDRFGEPVYARVDAPANTAQKAVLAKLSPEQVKADQLAGEAITAKLTKAPSNQAAIGGLKVCTENGWFAARPSGTEDVYKIYAESFKGKDHLREIQDEARQIVADTFAAAGV, encoded by the coding sequence ATGTCTGTTCATTCGTTAGCAGGTAAAAAAGCACCGAAAAGTTTGTTGGATAATATTCCCCGTTTAATCAGCGCGTATTATGTGAATCACCCCGATGCCGGCGACCCGGCTCAGCAGGTGGCCTTCGGCACATCGGGCCATCGCGGCAGCTCGCTTAAAGGTACGTTCAATGAGGATCATATTTATGCCATTACGCAGGCTATCTGCTGTTACCGGCGGGAAAAGAACATAACCGGGCCTTTGTTTATCGGCTTTGATACCCATGCCTTGTCTGAGCCGGCCCTTATCTCGGCTATTGAGGTACTGGCTGCCAATGGCGTGGAAACCAGAATGGCCAAGGACATGAACTATACGCCTACGCCCGGCATCTCTCATGCTATTTTAACCTATAACCGGGGCCGCCGTGACGGCTTGGCCGACGGGATGGTCATTACGCCGTCTCACAATCCGCCTGATAACGGGGGTATTAAATATAACCCGCCCGATGGCGGACCGGCCGATACTTCCATCACCAAGTGGATTGCCGATAAGGCCAACGGTTTTTTGCAGAACGGCAACAAAGAGGTGAAACGTCTGCCCTATGAACGGGCCAAGCAGATGGAGTCGGTTCAAGAGCATGATTTTATTACACCCTATGTGAATGATTTGGCTCAGATTATCGATATGGAAGCCATCCGGGCCGCCGGTCTGAAACTGGGGGCCGATGCTCTGGGCGGAGCGGGACTTGGCTACTGGGGACCTATTGCCGAACGGTACGGTCTGAATATGGATGTACTGAATAACCACCCGGACCCGACCTTTAGTTTTATGAATGTCGACAGTGACGGAAAAATCCGGATGGACTGCTCGTCGCCCTATGCCATGGCCGGGCTAATCGGGCTAAAGGACAAATATGACCTGGCATTCGGCAATGATCCTGATTTTGACCGGCATGGTATTGTAACGCCCAGTGTGGGCTTGATGAACCCCAACCATTACTTGGCAGTGGCTATTTCGTATCTGTTCCAAAACCGCAGCGGCTGGCGGAAGGATGCCGCCGTCGGCAAAACGCTGGTCAGCTCGTCGATGATTGACCGGGTGGCGGAGAGCTTAGGCCGCAAGCTATGCGAGGTGCCGGTCGGCTTCAAGTGGTTTGTTGCCGGTCTGGTGGATGGTTCGTTTGGCTTTGGCGGCGAAGAAAGCGCCGGCGCTTCCTTCCTGCGTAAGGACGGCACGGTTTGGACAACCGATAAGGACGGCATGATTCTTTGCCTGCTGGCCGCGGAAATTACGGCGAAAACCGGCCGGGACCCCGGTGAATATTATCGGGGTTTGACCGACAGGTTTGGTGAACCTGTATATGCCCGCGTTGATGCTCCGGCCAACACCGCCCAAAAGGCAGTACTAGCCAAGCTGTCACCGGAGCAGGTGAAAGCCGATCAATTGGCCGGCGAGGCCATCACGGCCAAGCTGACCAAAGCCCCCAGTAATCAGGCGGCGATCGGCGGACTTAAGGTCTGTACGGAAAACGGCTGGTTTGCGGCCCGTCCTTCCGGTACGGAAGATGTCTATAAGATTTATGCCGAAAGCTTCAAAGGAAAAGACCACCTGCGGGAAATTCAGGACGAAGCCCGGCAGATTGTGGCCGATACCTTTGCGGCGGCCGGTGTATGA
- a CDS encoding hemolysin family protein has translation MDPASILLNLFLVVLLVLLNGFFVAAEFAMVKVRSTRIETLLQAGNTRARFAKNLIEHLDAYLSACQLGITLASLGLGWIGEPAVAGLLEPVMLGAGFSLQVVHTVAFTIAFSIITALHIVLGELAPKSLAIQKAEAVTLWTSVPLIGFYRVMYPFIWVLNTVANQILKLAGMEMASEHEAAHTEEEIRILMEESHKQGYINMTELTFVDNIFEFAERNAREVMIPRTDMICLYAQDTFEENLETALEEKLTRYPVCDPDKDTIVGFIHIKDLLAAVAKEQKPAIRELVREITAIPEFMPISELLKLLQRTRSQIALVVDEYGGTAGLVTVEDILEEIVGEIQDEFDEERSTVELREDGSYSVDGRLLLEEVNHVLDSNLESDDVDTIGGWVYSQVEMPPQVGQTLVAEPYQFMIEEVDHVRINRILIRKLEQPDLPATDKAV, from the coding sequence TTGGACCCTGCGTCTATATTGTTAAATTTGTTTTTAGTTGTGCTGCTTGTTTTGCTGAATGGTTTTTTTGTTGCCGCGGAATTTGCCATGGTCAAGGTGCGGAGCACTCGTATTGAGACGCTGCTGCAGGCGGGAAATACGCGCGCCAGGTTTGCCAAGAATTTGATTGAACATCTGGACGCCTATTTATCCGCTTGCCAGCTCGGAATTACTCTGGCTTCTCTGGGCCTTGGCTGGATTGGCGAGCCGGCCGTTGCCGGCTTGTTGGAACCGGTCATGCTGGGAGCCGGTTTTTCACTCCAGGTGGTTCATACCGTAGCGTTTACAATCGCCTTTTCCATTATTACAGCCCTCCATATTGTGCTTGGTGAGCTGGCGCCTAAATCGCTGGCCATCCAAAAGGCGGAAGCCGTCACGTTATGGACATCGGTTCCCCTGATTGGTTTCTACCGGGTGATGTATCCTTTTATTTGGGTGTTGAATACGGTAGCTAATCAAATTCTTAAATTGGCGGGCATGGAAATGGCCAGTGAGCACGAGGCCGCGCATACCGAGGAAGAAATCCGTATTCTTATGGAGGAAAGCCATAAGCAGGGTTATATAAACATGACGGAACTCACCTTTGTAGATAATATTTTTGAATTTGCCGAACGCAACGCCCGGGAAGTCATGATTCCGCGGACTGATATGATTTGCCTCTATGCCCAGGACACCTTTGAGGAAAACCTGGAAACAGCCCTGGAGGAAAAGCTTACCCGTTACCCGGTATGCGATCCCGATAAGGACACCATCGTCGGGTTTATTCATATAAAGGATTTGCTGGCCGCTGTCGCCAAGGAACAAAAACCGGCCATCCGGGAATTGGTCCGGGAGATTACGGCTATTCCTGAATTCATGCCGATTAGTGAACTCTTAAAACTGCTGCAGCGGACCCGGTCGCAGATTGCGCTGGTAGTTGATGAATATGGCGGCACAGCCGGCCTGGTCACCGTCGAGGATATCCTGGAAGAGATTGTCGGTGAAATTCAGGATGAATTTGATGAAGAACGATCAACGGTCGAACTGCGGGAAGACGGCAGTTATTCCGTAGACGGCAGGCTGCTGCTGGAAGAAGTCAACCATGTGCTGGACAGCAATCTGGAATCGGACGACGTGGATACCATTGGCGGCTGGGTGTATTCGCAGGTAGAAATGCCGCCGCAGGTGGGCCAGACCCTTGTAGCTGAGCCTTACCAATTTATGATTGAAGAAGTGGATCACGTACGGATTAACCGGATACTTATCCGGAAGCTAGAACAGCCGGACCTACCGGCTACAGACAAAGCGGTATAA
- a CDS encoding spore germination protein gives MAGRGAKNIHLKKLSESLPGADRPRSIQALQNLRRTLETAKRTANELENMLLMFRRHITGNQRLAPDIGAVEPLVRSVLADCSDIVFRNFKIGNTRQALLVFVEGLIDNELLNENIVKPLLYYRQQIPLSGERTEETIGNFLEQQVISSAQVVQVCTLQEILTGILSGDAALLIDGSEAALVISIKKWEKRSVSEPTVEPAIRGPQEAFIETLRTNTSMIRRRLKTPRLKMKMLQVGRLSQTNVVITYLEGITDPALLAEVEKRINSIDVDAILESGNIEELIEDNPFSIFPQLSYTERPDKLVSCLLEGQVGIMVDNTPFALIAPQSFFQMIQAPDDYYERFIGSSLIRLIRYAFLFVALLLPASYIAVSTFHQGMIPTTLLFSMAASRENIPFPAFVEAMIMEIFFEGLREAGVRLPRPVGQTVSIVGALVIGQAAIQAGIVSAPMVITVSITGIASFTVPRFNQAIAIRVLRFVLMILAATLGLYGVFMGFMAILIHMASLRSFGVPYLSPVAPLELSSLKDVFIRVPWWDMLTRPGFTGSMDSRRMKADLRPAAPPGRQKKKRKQR, from the coding sequence TTGGCAGGAAGAGGTGCGAAGAATATTCATTTAAAAAAATTGTCGGAATCTTTGCCTGGTGCCGACCGCCCACGCTCCATACAAGCTTTGCAGAATCTGCGCCGGACGCTTGAGACGGCGAAGCGCACGGCTAACGAGCTGGAAAACATGCTGCTAATGTTTCGCCGGCATATAACCGGCAACCAGCGGCTTGCCCCGGATATCGGGGCGGTTGAACCATTGGTACGGTCTGTACTGGCCGATTGTTCCGATATTGTATTTCGCAACTTCAAAATAGGCAATACCCGTCAGGCACTGCTTGTTTTTGTGGAAGGTCTGATTGACAATGAACTTCTCAACGAGAATATAGTCAAACCGTTACTGTATTACCGGCAGCAAATTCCTTTGTCCGGCGAAAGGACGGAGGAGACTATCGGCAATTTTCTGGAACAGCAGGTCATTTCTTCGGCCCAGGTCGTCCAGGTATGCACACTGCAGGAAATTCTGACCGGAATTCTAAGCGGTGATGCCGCGCTCTTGATTGACGGCAGTGAGGCGGCCCTGGTCATCAGTATAAAGAAATGGGAGAAACGAAGCGTCAGTGAGCCTACGGTGGAGCCGGCGATCAGAGGGCCGCAGGAAGCCTTTATCGAAACATTGCGCACCAATACCAGTATGATCCGGCGGCGCTTGAAGACGCCCCGGTTAAAAATGAAAATGCTGCAGGTTGGCCGTTTATCCCAAACCAATGTGGTCATTACTTATTTGGAAGGAATTACCGATCCGGCACTTCTTGCCGAAGTGGAAAAAAGAATCAATTCCATTGATGTGGATGCCATATTGGAAAGTGGCAATATTGAGGAACTGATTGAAGATAATCCGTTTTCCATTTTTCCGCAGCTTTCCTATACCGAGCGGCCGGACAAGCTGGTCAGCTGCCTGCTGGAAGGGCAGGTGGGAATTATGGTGGATAACACGCCGTTTGCCTTGATTGCCCCGCAATCTTTTTTTCAGATGATACAGGCACCGGATGATTACTATGAACGGTTTATCGGGTCCAGCCTGATCCGGCTGATTCGGTATGCTTTCCTGTTTGTCGCCTTGCTGTTGCCGGCGTCGTATATTGCCGTATCGACCTTTCATCAGGGCATGATCCCGACGACGTTACTGTTTTCCATGGCCGCCTCGCGGGAAAATATTCCTTTTCCGGCTTTTGTGGAGGCCATGATTATGGAGATTTTCTTCGAAGGCCTGCGGGAGGCCGGCGTCCGGCTGCCCCGGCCGGTGGGGCAGACCGTAAGCATTGTCGGCGCCCTGGTTATCGGTCAGGCTGCCATTCAGGCCGGGATTGTCTCCGCGCCCATGGTTATCACCGTATCCATTACCGGGATTGCTTCTTTTACCGTGCCTCGCTTCAATCAGGCCATTGCCATCAGAGTATTGCGTTTTGTATTGATGATCCTGGCGGCCACGTTGGGGCTCTATGGCGTATTTATGGGATTTATGGCCATCTTGATTCATATGGCCAGCCTGCGTTCCTTTGGTGTTCCTTACTTGTCACCTGTTGCTCCGTTGGAACTGAGCAGCTTGAAAGATGTCTTTATCCGTGTGCCCTGGTGGGATATGCTTACCCGTCCCGGTTTTACCGGCAGCATGGATTCCCGGCGAATGAAGGCTGATTTGAGGCCTGCCGCACCGCCGGGCAGACAGAAGAAGAAACGGAAACAGAGGTGA
- a CDS encoding Ger(x)C family spore germination protein — translation MKKLAVCLLIVINTLWLTGCWDRMEINDLAIVTAVGVDKLEDGHICLTLLIPAPRLFPSAGGGGGGDGGDKAPTIVMSEYGKTIMDAFRRLQEKSSREIMFSHVRFIVLSERLARSGVNEALDFFSRYRQSNLRAHVLVTQDDIAELMASDPGIERTVSDLIHEEGEMGISVRIDLKDFIAMLTEEGINPVAGRIEMVPLVMERKKKDEEKNEGNGQENGQKKNQENGQENPKKPKKTLAIRGAAIFHKDKLVGWMNDAEARGLVWLRDEMEQGVITVAIPEEKGGGRISVRLKEAKVKFKPQIEAETLHMSLTIITQAVVYESSSKIDLSDPKSVVYIEDAVGDKIQKRVERALVMLQKQFRSDTVGFGTALYRQYPKEWLHAYKDTWDELFPELDIPVAINVRIPRVGFVTKSLTREESEFVK, via the coding sequence GTGAAGAAACTGGCTGTTTGTTTGCTGATTGTCATCAATACGCTATGGCTGACCGGCTGCTGGGACCGGATGGAGATTAATGATTTGGCCATTGTTACCGCTGTCGGTGTGGATAAGCTGGAAGACGGCCATATTTGCCTTACCCTGCTGATACCGGCTCCCAGGCTGTTTCCGTCCGCCGGCGGCGGTGGAGGAGGTGATGGCGGTGACAAGGCGCCGACTATTGTTATGTCGGAATACGGTAAAACCATTATGGATGCTTTCCGGCGTTTGCAGGAGAAATCCTCCCGAGAAATCATGTTTTCCCATGTCCGGTTTATTGTCCTCAGCGAACGGCTGGCCCGTTCCGGGGTTAATGAGGCTCTGGATTTTTTTTCCCGTTACCGCCAGTCCAACCTGCGGGCCCATGTCCTGGTTACCCAGGATGACATCGCTGAACTCATGGCCAGCGATCCCGGCATAGAAAGAACGGTGTCGGACTTGATTCATGAGGAAGGGGAAATGGGGATCAGCGTCCGGATTGATCTTAAGGATTTTATTGCCATGCTGACTGAGGAAGGCATTAACCCTGTGGCCGGCCGGATTGAGATGGTGCCGCTGGTTATGGAGCGTAAAAAGAAAGACGAAGAAAAAAACGAGGGAAACGGCCAAGAAAACGGTCAGAAAAAGAATCAAGAAAACGGCCAGGAAAACCCAAAAAAGCCGAAGAAAACGCTTGCCATTCGCGGGGCGGCCATTTTTCATAAGGATAAGCTGGTCGGCTGGATGAATGATGCCGAAGCCAGAGGCCTGGTTTGGCTGCGGGATGAGATGGAGCAAGGCGTTATTACCGTGGCAATTCCGGAAGAAAAGGGGGGCGGCAGAATTAGTGTCCGCTTAAAGGAGGCTAAGGTGAAATTTAAGCCGCAAATTGAGGCAGAAACGCTGCATATGAGTCTGACGATTATCACGCAGGCCGTCGTATATGAAAGTTCCTCAAAGATAGATCTAAGTGACCCGAAATCCGTCGTGTATATTGAAGACGCCGTAGGAGATAAGATACAAAAAAGGGTGGAACGGGCGCTTGTGATGCTCCAAAAGCAATTCCGCAGTGACACGGTCGGCTTCGGTACCGCACTGTACCGGCAATATCCCAAAGAGTGGCTTCATGCTTACAAAGATACCTGGGACGAGCTGTTTCCGGAGCTTGATATTCCGGTGGCGATTAACGTACGAATTCCGCGGGTCGGCTTTGTAACCAAATCGTTGACCAGGGAAGAATCGGAGTTTGTGAAATAA
- a CDS encoding GerAB/ArcD/ProY family transporter → MERISNYQLFVLTMLFQIGTTIIFGFSSAAGRDAWLAASISTGLGAMTIGLYLALMKLHPGLTLVEWYPRQFGRWLGTPIAWMYPLLLIYDAGRGLGDVRDLIPTTILPLTPQWVVLGIFMIMVAYALFCGIETLARLGELWLPVLILLFIVELVLIAGSDIVQIERLLPVAGKGWDRIMAAAWPLGVTQSFGETIDFAMIWPLVKRQDKIVRTTLLATVVTGSFIALLDAVAVSVLSEATFSRSIYPLYVLIQQINVADFIQNLDALGVMYFLTTTFFKISIHIFAAIYAMQKLTGVQNSRIFILPATAVVLYLGLKMAASVLDHIETGLKILPYNLWVPLFLVLPAILFVVAWVRKLLEPENTESRASGK, encoded by the coding sequence ATGGAACGAATATCAAACTATCAGTTATTTGTGCTTACCATGCTGTTTCAGATTGGTACAACTATTATTTTCGGGTTTTCCTCGGCGGCGGGAAGGGATGCCTGGCTGGCTGCCAGTATTTCTACCGGGCTTGGCGCCATGACCATCGGGCTGTATCTGGCGCTTATGAAGCTGCATCCCGGCTTGACTCTGGTCGAGTGGTATCCCCGGCAATTTGGCCGCTGGCTGGGGACGCCCATTGCCTGGATGTACCCGCTTCTTTTGATTTATGACGCCGGCCGTGGCTTAGGCGATGTCCGGGACCTGATACCCACGACCATATTGCCGTTGACACCCCAATGGGTGGTGCTGGGGATTTTTATGATCATGGTGGCCTATGCTTTATTTTGCGGGATTGAAACATTGGCCCGGTTGGGTGAGCTCTGGCTCCCGGTGCTCATCCTGCTGTTTATCGTGGAATTGGTGTTGATTGCCGGTTCGGACATTGTCCAGATAGAGCGGTTACTGCCGGTGGCCGGCAAAGGCTGGGACAGAATTATGGCAGCCGCCTGGCCGCTCGGGGTGACCCAGTCCTTTGGCGAAACCATAGATTTTGCCATGATCTGGCCTCTGGTAAAAAGACAGGATAAGATTGTGCGAACTACGCTGTTGGCCACGGTGGTGACCGGTTCATTTATTGCACTGCTTGATGCGGTGGCAGTCTCGGTATTAAGTGAGGCTACTTTTTCCCGCAGTATTTATCCGCTGTATGTGCTGATTCAACAGATCAATGTGGCGGATTTTATTCAAAACCTGGATGCGCTGGGGGTTATGTATTTTTTGACGACCACATTTTTTAAAATTTCCATTCATATCTTTGCTGCGATCTATGCCATGCAAAAGCTTACCGGGGTACAGAACAGCCGGATTTTTATTCTTCCGGCGACCGCTGTGGTGCTATACCTGGGTCTGAAGATGGCGGCCAGTGTGTTGGATCATATTGAAACGGGTCTAAAGATATTGCCCTACAACTTATGGGTGCCGCTGTTTCTGGTGCTGCCGGCGATCCTGTTCGTGGTAGCTTGGGTTAGAAAGCTCCTGGAACCAGAAAATACGGAAAGTCGGGCTTCCGGAAAATAA
- a CDS encoding DeoR/GlpR family DNA-binding transcription regulator, with translation MLPLERRTKILEVLYKQKKITTNELEELLGVSACTIRNDLRKLEEDGLVERSHGGAVIPQSIQQNFSFSKRQLINKHEKDIICRKALDFIRNGNCIIIDASSTCLTLAKHLHDFERLMVVTNGIYTALELKDNPNINLILTGGIVRPKSGSLEGLLAKNLINQINADVIFVSAQGFTLEEGLTDFNLHECELKKLMISKAKKVVALLDYLKIDRNSSASFARSNQVDVIITDAKAPQSCIEKYRQAGIEVVICE, from the coding sequence ATGCTTCCTTTGGAGCGGAGAACAAAAATTTTGGAAGTTTTATATAAACAAAAAAAAATCACTACCAACGAGTTGGAAGAATTGCTCGGCGTTTCGGCCTGCACCATCCGCAACGATTTGCGCAAGCTCGAGGAGGACGGACTGGTGGAACGTTCTCACGGCGGCGCCGTCATCCCCCAAAGCATTCAGCAGAACTTCAGCTTTTCCAAACGGCAATTGATCAACAAACATGAAAAAGACATCATTTGCCGCAAGGCGCTGGATTTTATCCGCAACGGCAACTGCATCATCATCGACGCCAGTTCGACCTGTCTGACGCTGGCCAAGCATCTGCACGACTTTGAACGACTGATGGTGGTCACCAATGGAATCTACACCGCTCTTGAATTAAAAGACAATCCCAACATCAACCTGATTCTGACCGGCGGCATTGTCCGTCCCAAATCAGGTTCCTTAGAAGGGCTGCTGGCCAAAAATCTGATTAACCAGATCAACGCCGATGTCATTTTTGTATCTGCCCAGGGTTTTACGCTGGAGGAAGGCCTGACCGACTTCAATTTACATGAGTGCGAATTGAAAAAGCTGATGATTTCCAAAGCCAAAAAGGTGGTTGCGCTTCTCGATTACCTGAAAATCGACCGGAACTCAAGCGCCAGCTTTGCCCGCTCCAACCAGGTCGACGTCATCATTACCGATGCCAAGGCTCCACAGAGCTGTATTGAAAAATACCGGCAAGCCGGTATTGAGGTTGTCATCTGCGAATAA
- the fsa gene encoding fructose-6-phosphate aldolase gives MKLFIDTANVDEIRKASEMGVICGVTTNPSLIAKEGKVFEEVIKEIVTLVDGPISAEVIGLGADQMVKEAKELVKIHKNIVIKIPMTAEGLKAVKILSANNIKTNVTLIFSAAQALLAARAGATYVSPFLGRLDDIGDEGMRLIDEIAEIFAIHDIPTEIISASVRTQIHVIQAARRGAHIATVPYKVIAEMIKHPLTTAGIEKFLKDWESVPK, from the coding sequence ATGAAATTATTTATTGACACCGCTAATGTGGACGAGATTCGCAAGGCCAGTGAAATGGGCGTGATTTGTGGTGTAACGACCAATCCGTCTCTGATTGCCAAAGAAGGCAAAGTTTTTGAAGAGGTTATTAAAGAGATCGTTACGCTGGTAGACGGCCCGATCAGTGCCGAGGTTATCGGACTGGGAGCGGACCAAATGGTAAAAGAAGCGAAAGAACTGGTTAAAATCCACAAAAACATCGTCATTAAAATTCCTATGACAGCAGAAGGCTTGAAGGCTGTAAAAATTCTCTCGGCCAATAACATCAAAACCAATGTCACTTTGATTTTTTCAGCGGCTCAGGCTTTGCTGGCGGCACGGGCCGGCGCGACCTATGTCAGTCCCTTCCTTGGCCGTTTGGACGATATCGGTGACGAAGGCATGCGCCTGATTGACGAAATTGCCGAAATCTTTGCTATTCACGACATCCCTACCGAAATCATTTCCGCCAGTGTCAGAACGCAGATTCATGTGATTCAGGCCGCCAGAAGGGGTGCTCATATCGCGACAGTGCCGTATAAAGTTATTGCCGAAATGATTAAGCATCCGCTGACCACCGCCGGTATCGAAAAATTCCTGAAAGACTGGGAAAGCGTGCCGAAATAG
- a CDS encoding RpiB/LacA/LacB family sugar-phosphate isomerase, whose product MKIAIGSDNAAFELKKILIKHMTELGHEVKDFGIDSPEDATNYPEIGERVALAVKEQGFERGVLVCGTGIGMCIVGNKIPGVCAALCHDTFSAERAIKSNNAQIITMGARVIGPELAKKIVTTWLESVFTPGPSSPKIQMVADLDSKYKK is encoded by the coding sequence ATGAAAATTGCAATTGGCAGTGATAATGCAGCGTTTGAGTTGAAAAAAATTCTGATTAAACACATGACGGAACTGGGTCATGAAGTAAAAGACTTTGGTATTGATTCTCCCGAGGATGCTACCAACTATCCGGAAATCGGTGAACGGGTGGCTCTGGCGGTAAAGGAGCAAGGCTTTGAAAGAGGCGTTCTGGTTTGCGGCACCGGCATCGGCATGTGCATCGTAGGCAATAAAATCCCTGGCGTTTGCGCTGCTTTGTGTCATGATACCTTCTCGGCCGAAAGAGCCATCAAGAGCAACAACGCCCAGATTATTACCATGGGCGCCCGTGTTATCGGTCCCGAACTGGCTAAGAAAATCGTTACCACCTGGTTGGAATCGGTATTCACCCCTGGTCCTTCTTCACCGAAAATCCAGATGGTTGCCGACCTGGACAGCAAATACAAAAAATAA
- a CDS encoding MBL fold metallo-hydrolase, with the protein MKYLLSELTPGATAVAVYDVHSWGVPSYANVYVLTQGNQAILIDAGARVYEGILKAALQDIGFTTEQVRTVYLTHGHWDHVEGAAAFPQAAKYIHREDLVLVPETLAPQFSLFADGDGGSETQFGGRDALAVIHVNTHSPGSVALYDAATRIMFAGDFFCFFGEELPEGKLVSASEVVRAGCCQYVAGQAAQGGWEFERFMAGLEKLLPYEPEFFCTGHGVVLQGDIQRFLTSLYESGKRNARKK; encoded by the coding sequence ATGAAGTATTTATTGTCGGAACTTACGCCAGGTGCAACAGCCGTAGCTGTTTATGATGTTCATTCCTGGGGTGTTCCTTCCTATGCCAACGTGTATGTCTTAACGCAGGGGAATCAGGCGATATTGATTGATGCCGGGGCGCGAGTCTATGAAGGTATTCTTAAGGCGGCCCTGCAGGACATCGGATTTACGACGGAGCAGGTGCGGACCGTATATCTGACTCATGGCCACTGGGACCATGTGGAAGGTGCAGCCGCCTTCCCTCAGGCCGCCAAGTACATTCACCGGGAGGATTTAGTGCTGGTGCCTGAGACGCTGGCACCACAATTTTCTCTCTTTGCGGACGGAGACGGTGGTTCGGAGACCCAGTTTGGTGGCAGAGACGCTCTGGCGGTTATTCATGTCAATACCCACAGCCCCGGTTCGGTGGCGCTTTATGATGCGGCCACCCGTATTATGTTTGCGGGAGACTTCTTTTGCTTTTTTGGCGAAGAGTTGCCGGAGGGCAAACTGGTGTCGGCCAGCGAGGTAGTCCGGGCGGGCTGCTGTCAGTATGTGGCCGGTCAGGCGGCACAGGGCGGCTGGGAGTTTGAACGGTTTATGGCGGGGCTGGAGAAATTGCTGCCCTATGAGCCGGAATTTTTCTGTACCGGTCACGGAGTGGTATTACAGGGAGATATTCAGCGGTTTTTGACCAGTTTATATGAAAGCGGCAAAAGGAATGCCCGTAAGAAATAA
- a CDS encoding VOC family protein, whose amino-acid sequence MSFVFAHNNFNVLNLEKSLAFYKQALGLEETRRMEKPDFTLVFLGDGRTPHKLELTWIKDRKESYQLGDNEFHLAFTADDFEQAYELHKNMGCICYENKAMGIYFIADPDGYWLEILPKR is encoded by the coding sequence ATGAGTTTTGTATTTGCCCATAATAATTTCAATGTGCTCAATTTGGAGAAAAGCCTGGCTTTTTATAAGCAGGCGCTGGGCCTGGAGGAAACGCGCCGGATGGAAAAACCGGATTTTACGCTCGTTTTCCTGGGCGACGGACGTACGCCCCATAAGCTGGAGCTTACCTGGATCAAGGACCGGAAAGAATCGTATCAATTGGGAGATAATGAATTTCATCTGGCCTTTACGGCTGACGACTTTGAGCAGGCTTATGAACTCCACAAGAATATGGGCTGTATCTGCTATGAGAATAAGGCGATGGGAATTTACTTTATCGCCGACCCGGACGGGTATTGGCTGGAAATTTTGCCGAAACGGTAA